A single window of Deltaproteobacteria bacterium DNA harbors:
- a CDS encoding GTP cyclohydrolase I, translating into MHLRSVDLAFDPEIYESDVAPRPKEPPRRVDFPRLVRLGRELLVALGEDPERDGLKDTPQRYARWWREFIEHQPGRMDTSFASASSGQLVAVSGMRVWSLCEHHLLPFWCDVSVGYITGERVLGLSKFARIAHKYAHRLQIQERLVAQIAEEIGTATGSPDVAVMARGEHLCMSMRGVETPAIMSSSEFRGRFKEHTTREEFLSTLRLAGDGRR; encoded by the coding sequence ATGCACCTTCGGTCTGTTGACCTGGCCTTCGACCCCGAGATCTACGAGAGCGACGTTGCGCCCCGCCCGAAGGAGCCGCCGCGCCGCGTGGACTTCCCGCGCCTCGTGCGCCTCGGTCGCGAGCTGCTCGTGGCCCTCGGCGAGGATCCCGAACGGGACGGCCTCAAGGACACGCCGCAGCGCTACGCGCGCTGGTGGCGCGAATTCATCGAGCACCAGCCGGGGCGCATGGACACGAGCTTCGCCAGCGCCTCGTCGGGGCAGCTCGTGGCCGTGAGCGGCATGCGGGTCTGGTCGCTCTGCGAGCACCACCTGCTCCCCTTCTGGTGCGACGTCTCCGTCGGGTACATCACGGGCGAGCGCGTGCTCGGGCTGTCGAAGTTCGCGCGCATCGCTCACAAATACGCCCACAGGTTGCAGATCCAGGAGCGGCTGGTAGCGCAGATCGCCGAGGAGATCGGCACGGCCACCGGCTCGCCCGACGTGGCGGTGATGGCGCGCGGCGAGCACCTGTGCATGTCGATGCGCGGGGTCGAGACGCCGGCCATCATGAGCAGCTCGGAGTTCCGCGGCCGCTTCAAGGAGCACACCACGCGCGAGGAGTTCCTCTCCACCCTGCGGCTCGCGGGGGACGGCCGCCGATGA
- a CDS encoding PH domain-containing protein, producing the protein MMVEERSVRLPATDPSERAQGATRPTLAERRDRRLRAAAASVVGGEGGENVLYRQPLAFLAAKAAVGALLAACALACTPLLGGAFERGFAFFKLPEIYNFAFPAASAFQRLAFYLLFALTAYHLARFVARNLYPALFSALIVDHRTRRVIYLEQRLFGRTVHQLRVQDISAVALEQGPLGRRLGLGTLVFHDRQEGRMLVSSLADAADAVRAILAAQHAGRDDA; encoded by the coding sequence ATGATGGTCGAGGAGCGATCCGTCAGGCTGCCTGCCACGGACCCATCCGAGCGCGCGCAGGGTGCGACCCGCCCGACCCTCGCGGAGCGTCGCGACCGCCGACTTCGCGCCGCGGCCGCGAGTGTCGTGGGAGGCGAGGGCGGCGAGAACGTACTCTACCGCCAGCCGCTCGCGTTCCTGGCCGCCAAGGCGGCGGTGGGCGCGCTCCTGGCCGCCTGTGCGCTCGCCTGCACGCCGCTCCTCGGCGGGGCCTTCGAGCGCGGCTTCGCCTTCTTCAAGCTGCCGGAGATCTACAACTTCGCCTTTCCCGCGGCGTCGGCCTTTCAGCGGCTCGCCTTCTACCTGCTCTTCGCGCTCACCGCGTACCACCTGGCGCGCTTCGTCGCGCGGAACCTCTACCCTGCTCTCTTCTCGGCCTTGATCGTGGACCACCGAACGCGGCGCGTGATCTACCTCGAGCAGCGGCTCTTCGGTCGCACCGTGCATCAGCTGCGCGTGCAGGACATCTCCGCGGTGGCGCTCGAGCAAGGGCCTCTGGGCCGCCGCCTCGGCCTCGGGACGCTGGTGTTCCACGACCGTCAGGAGGGAAGGATGCTCGTCTCCTCGCTGGCCGACGCCGCCGACGCGGTTCGCGCGATCCTCGCTGCGCAGCACGCCGGCCGGGACGACGCCTGA
- a CDS encoding MFS transporter has translation MQHERSTETAPTLWRHRDFLCLWSAQITSLLGSEFSRVALPLIAVTVLGASPLAMGLLAAIATAPNLLFSLPAGAWVDRQRRRPLLITGDLIRAVVLLAVPISLWTGHASITLLGVVGFIVGTCSVLFDVSYQAYLPSLLDKSQLLEGNSKLELARSVTQMGGPGLAGLVVQLVSAPAAVLIDAISFLLSGIFIGTMKHREPTRDAGAQKRPLKQDILEGLSFVRRHECLFPLAVYTGISNFLYGGIMALYMLYMTRDLQLTPMGVGLVFGSIGVGTLFAAMLIRPTRERLGLGGAVVASALGTGIAGLLVVFARPGFALPLMMSSEALGSLAVVVGIIASSTLRQSVTPPEMQGRVAATMRLILVGTAPLGGVAAGLLGEALGVRQAITILAVANVFPFLWLLRAPVLAAGRAPAVR, from the coding sequence ATGCAGCACGAACGCTCGACGGAGACAGCCCCCACGCTCTGGAGACATCGCGACTTCCTCTGCCTGTGGAGCGCGCAGATCACCTCGCTCCTCGGCAGCGAGTTCTCGCGCGTCGCGCTCCCGCTCATCGCCGTGACGGTGCTCGGCGCTTCGCCGCTCGCCATGGGGCTGCTCGCGGCCATCGCCACCGCCCCGAACCTCCTCTTCTCGCTCCCCGCGGGAGCCTGGGTCGATCGCCAGCGACGGCGGCCGCTGCTCATCACGGGCGACCTGATCCGCGCCGTGGTGCTGCTCGCGGTGCCCATCTCGCTCTGGACCGGTCACGCGAGCATCACCCTCCTCGGGGTGGTGGGGTTCATCGTCGGCACCTGCAGCGTCCTCTTCGACGTCTCGTACCAGGCCTACCTGCCGAGCCTCCTCGACAAGTCCCAGCTCCTCGAGGGGAACTCCAAACTCGAGCTGGCCCGCTCGGTCACGCAGATGGGGGGCCCCGGCCTGGCGGGCCTAGTGGTGCAGCTCGTCTCGGCCCCGGCGGCGGTCCTCATCGACGCCATCTCCTTTCTGCTCTCGGGCATCTTCATCGGCACGATGAAGCACCGCGAACCCACCCGCGACGCGGGGGCGCAGAAGCGGCCGCTCAAGCAGGACATCCTCGAGGGGCTCTCCTTCGTGCGCCGGCACGAGTGCCTCTTTCCGCTCGCCGTCTACACGGGGATCTCCAACTTCCTCTACGGCGGCATCATGGCGCTCTACATGCTCTACATGACGCGGGACCTGCAGCTCACCCCGATGGGAGTGGGGCTGGTCTTCGGCTCGATCGGCGTGGGGACGCTCTTCGCCGCCATGCTGATCCGGCCCACGCGCGAGCGGCTGGGCCTCGGCGGGGCGGTGGTCGCGAGCGCGCTCGGCACCGGGATCGCGGGCCTCCTCGTCGTCTTCGCCCGGCCGGGGTTCGCCCTGCCGCTCATGATGTCGAGCGAGGCGCTCGGGAGCCTGGCCGTGGTGGTGGGGATCATCGCGTCGTCCACGCTGCGCCAGAGTGTGACCCCGCCCGAGATGCAGGGGCGCGTGGCGGCCACGATGCGCCTCATCCTCGTCGGGACCGCGCCGCTCGGCGGAGTCGCGGCGGGGCTCCTCGGCGAGGCGCTCGGCGTGCGACAGGCGATCACCATTCTGGCCGTGGCGAACGTCTTTCCCTTCCTCTGGCTCCTGCGGGCCCCGGTGCTCGCGGCCGGACGGGCACCGGCGGTGCGCTGA
- the queC gene encoding 7-cyano-7-deazaguanine synthase QueC, producing the protein MIPAVVLLSGGLDSTTLLHYVARRLERQVTPLAFDYGQRHRRELSCAEAQSAALGLPLRRLDISALVQLFASSALVDPQAAVPDGLSVLGDPQPKTYVPNRNTILLALAAAQAETLGAAELYYGAQRHDVYGYWDTTAEFVERLNAVFALNRKQPVQVLAPLIDRNKTEILRLALELGVDLAQTWSCYQGDAAPCGRCLTCAERRKAFADLGLADPLSAGAQE; encoded by the coding sequence ATGATCCCGGCGGTCGTGCTGCTGAGCGGAGGTCTCGACAGCACGACGCTGCTCCACTACGTGGCGCGGCGGCTCGAACGTCAGGTCACGCCGCTCGCCTTCGACTACGGACAGCGCCACCGGCGCGAGCTCTCCTGCGCCGAGGCGCAGAGCGCGGCGCTGGGCCTCCCCTTGCGGCGGCTCGACATCTCGGCCCTCGTGCAGCTCTTCGCGAGCTCCGCCCTCGTGGACCCTCAGGCCGCCGTCCCCGACGGGCTCTCGGTCCTCGGGGACCCGCAGCCGAAGACCTACGTGCCGAACCGCAACACGATCCTGCTCGCGCTGGCCGCCGCGCAGGCCGAGACCCTCGGTGCGGCGGAGCTCTACTACGGCGCGCAGCGGCACGACGTCTACGGCTACTGGGACACCACGGCCGAGTTCGTGGAGCGCCTGAACGCCGTCTTCGCGCTCAACCGCAAGCAGCCGGTGCAGGTCCTCGCTCCGCTCATCGACCGCAACAAGACGGAGATCCTCCGGCTGGCGCTCGAGCTCGGCGTGGACCTGGCGCAGACCTGGTCCTGCTATCAGGGCGACGCGGCCCCCTGCGGCCGCTGCCTGACCTGCGCGGAGCGACGCAAGGCCTTCGCCGACCTGGGCCTCGCCGATCCGCTCAGCGCGGGGGCGCAGGAGTAG
- a CDS encoding 6-carboxytetrahydropterin synthase, with translation MRVAITRRFEIDAGHRLLRHESKCRNVHGHRYVFEVSLSATSVDQVGRVVDFGVLKQLLGSWLDAEWDHGMLVEEGDPLASWLESEGMKHRVLAVPPSAENLARIFFDVATRLVGEWNPEGRVKVENVRIYETPNCVADYPGACFSHGPQRTEE, from the coding sequence ATGAGAGTCGCCATCACGAGGCGCTTCGAGATCGACGCCGGCCATCGCCTGCTGCGCCACGAATCGAAGTGTCGAAACGTTCACGGCCACCGCTATGTGTTCGAGGTCAGCCTGTCGGCCACCTCGGTGGATCAGGTGGGGCGCGTGGTGGACTTCGGCGTGCTCAAGCAACTCCTCGGGTCCTGGCTCGACGCCGAGTGGGACCACGGCATGCTGGTGGAAGAGGGGGACCCGCTCGCGAGCTGGCTCGAGAGCGAGGGGATGAAGCACCGCGTCCTGGCGGTGCCTCCCTCGGCGGAGAACCTCGCGCGCATCTTCTTCGACGTGGCGACGCGGCTCGTCGGCGAGTGGAACCCCGAGGGCCGAGTGAAGGTGGAGAACGTCCGGATCTACGAGACCCCCAATTGTGTGGCCGACTACCCCGGGGCGTGCTTCTCGCACGGCCCGCAGCGCACGGAGGAGTAA
- a CDS encoding SGNH/GDSL hydrolase family protein, protein MLFVRRFPLVGALLVAGAAALLGCGGSGGASGEDARTSDLGSGGDAMHFGDGSPPSDSAPGCTPPCDGGGPGDGSRPDLGRADGGGGKADAFSGTPRVWLVGDSLAVGATTPFQKLAVGRYAVTVRAKSGATISSRLPDLQAAATAGAEAVVIQAGINDVASGTANVSTLTAAIVRSLDALPRVPCLLWVTYQTKFSGTYARLAAAAPVLNQLIRAEVAKRAPRGRVVEFQPYIDAHPELNAPDGLHLTGAGYQALARTYGDALKLCFGK, encoded by the coding sequence ATGCTCTTCGTGCGACGCTTTCCGCTGGTTGGCGCGCTCCTCGTGGCAGGCGCGGCGGCGCTCCTCGGCTGCGGTGGCAGCGGCGGCGCTTCGGGGGAGGACGCCCGGACGAGCGACCTCGGCTCGGGAGGAGACGCGATGCACTTCGGCGACGGGTCGCCGCCCTCGGACAGTGCACCGGGCTGCACCCCTCCCTGCGACGGAGGCGGGCCGGGCGACGGCTCGCGCCCCGACCTCGGACGGGCCGATGGCGGTGGTGGCAAGGCGGACGCGTTCTCGGGGACGCCGCGCGTCTGGCTCGTGGGCGACTCGCTGGCCGTGGGCGCCACGACTCCCTTTCAGAAGCTCGCGGTGGGACGCTACGCGGTGACGGTGCGCGCGAAGTCCGGCGCGACGATCTCGAGCCGCTTGCCCGATCTGCAGGCCGCCGCGACGGCCGGGGCGGAGGCGGTGGTGATCCAGGCCGGGATCAACGACGTGGCGAGCGGGACGGCCAACGTCTCCACGCTCACCGCCGCCATCGTGCGCAGCCTCGACGCCCTGCCGCGCGTGCCCTGCCTGCTCTGGGTCACGTATCAGACGAAGTTCAGCGGCACCTACGCCCGCCTCGCGGCCGCCGCGCCGGTGCTGAACCAGCTCATTCGGGCCGAGGTGGCGAAGCGCGCGCCGCGCGGTCGCGTCGTCGAATTCCAGCCGTACATCGACGCGCACCCCGAGCTGAACGCCCCCGACGGGCTGCACCTGACGGGGGCGGGGTATCAGGCGCTCGCCCGCACCTACGGCGACGCGCTGAAGCTCTGCTTCGGGAAGTGA
- the queE gene encoding 7-carboxy-7-deazaguanine synthase, translated as MSRYAVHEVFHSLQGEGTYAGRSAVFVRFAGCNLWSGREEDRAKGHGSCAAWCDTTFVGTEGSGGGRFDGAEPLAEHVGRFVPAGTARGHLVVCTGGEPLLQLDAPLVAALRSRGYEVAIETNGTRPMIEGGVDWVCMSPKGGTTLALERCDELKLVYPHEGLGPERFASFPARVRYLQPLHDANHQRHLEMTVEYCLQHPEWRVSLQLHKLLGLP; from the coding sequence ATGAGTCGCTACGCGGTCCACGAGGTCTTTCACTCGCTGCAAGGCGAAGGAACCTACGCCGGTCGGTCGGCCGTGTTCGTTCGCTTCGCCGGCTGCAATCTATGGAGCGGTCGCGAAGAGGATCGCGCCAAGGGCCACGGCTCGTGCGCAGCCTGGTGCGATACGACCTTCGTCGGCACCGAGGGCAGCGGCGGCGGTCGCTTCGACGGAGCCGAGCCGCTGGCCGAGCACGTGGGACGCTTCGTGCCCGCAGGCACCGCGCGCGGGCACCTGGTGGTCTGCACCGGCGGCGAGCCCCTCCTCCAGCTCGACGCGCCGCTCGTCGCCGCGCTGCGCAGCCGGGGCTACGAAGTGGCGATCGAGACCAACGGTACGCGCCCCATGATCGAAGGGGGCGTGGACTGGGTCTGCATGAGCCCCAAGGGGGGGACGACCCTCGCGCTCGAGCGCTGCGACGAGCTGAAGCTCGTCTACCCGCACGAGGGCCTCGGCCCCGAGCGCTTCGCCAGTTTCCCGGCGCGGGTGCGCTACCTGCAACCGCTCCACGACGCGAACCACCAGCGCCACCTGGAGATGACGGTCGAGTATTGCCTCCAGCATCCGGAATGGCGCGTGAGCCTGCAGCTACACAAACTCCTGGGGTTGCCATGA
- a CDS encoding radical SAM protein yields MFEAPTPLLSDERIAALRAENRANLTRCFNERVSDVPFMPVHLMIEPTNTCNAKCPLCPTGAGELNRAKAFLDEGLYRSFLDQAYPYAETMNLWNFGEPFLHPGAFDFIRYAQERKVKVTVSTNGYVFYKEENVERLIDSGLHYLVVALDGATEEVFNQYRVNVKFQKVLRGLKLLQEAKKRRGSSHPIVDIQFIVMKHNQHELEAVKAIAEEHGALFSAKTVDLGMLDQLPEHVDAPDELALRRYERSQQREQLTLRRERQNHCYFLWNMLVLNAGGEIVPCCYDIKSELVLGKLTEQPLREIWNGERTQALRRRILTDRMSIKACSICSMDAFDILFVERPDTEAMKANRALYAGSAEGELDAPKRAAGAAK; encoded by the coding sequence ATGTTCGAGGCGCCGACTCCCTTGCTGTCCGACGAGCGTATCGCAGCTCTGCGTGCGGAGAACCGAGCCAACCTGACGCGCTGCTTCAACGAGCGCGTCTCGGACGTGCCGTTCATGCCCGTGCACCTGATGATCGAGCCCACGAACACCTGCAACGCCAAGTGCCCTCTCTGTCCGACGGGCGCGGGCGAGCTGAACCGGGCCAAGGCTTTCCTCGACGAGGGGCTCTATCGGTCGTTTCTCGACCAGGCGTACCCCTACGCCGAGACGATGAACCTGTGGAACTTCGGCGAGCCCTTCCTGCACCCGGGGGCCTTCGACTTCATCCGCTACGCCCAGGAGCGGAAGGTCAAGGTCACGGTCAGCACGAACGGCTACGTCTTCTACAAGGAAGAGAACGTCGAGCGGCTCATCGACTCGGGGCTGCACTACCTGGTGGTGGCCCTCGACGGCGCGACGGAGGAGGTCTTCAACCAGTACCGCGTGAACGTGAAGTTCCAGAAGGTGCTGCGCGGGCTGAAGCTCCTGCAAGAGGCGAAGAAGCGCCGTGGCTCGTCGCACCCGATCGTGGACATCCAGTTCATCGTGATGAAGCACAACCAGCACGAGCTCGAGGCGGTGAAGGCCATCGCCGAGGAGCACGGGGCGCTCTTCTCCGCGAAGACGGTGGACCTCGGCATGCTGGACCAGCTGCCCGAGCACGTGGACGCCCCCGACGAGCTGGCGCTTCGTCGCTACGAGCGGTCGCAGCAGCGCGAGCAGCTCACGCTGCGGCGCGAGCGCCAGAATCACTGCTACTTCCTCTGGAACATGCTGGTGCTGAACGCGGGGGGCGAGATCGTGCCCTGCTGCTACGACATCAAGTCGGAGCTCGTGCTCGGCAAGCTGACCGAGCAGCCGCTGCGCGAGATCTGGAACGGCGAGCGTACGCAGGCCCTGAGGCGCCGCATCCTCACCGACCGTATGTCGATCAAGGCCTGCTCGATCTGCTCGATGGATGCGTTCGACATCCTGTTCGTCGAGCGGCCCGACACCGAGGCCATGAAGGCCAACCGCGCGCTCTACGCGGGGAGCGCGGAGGGCGAACTCGACGCGCCGAAGAGAGCGGCCGGCGCGGCGAAGTAG
- a CDS encoding YwiC-like family protein, with translation MFVPKAHGAWAMLAVPLALGLGAGRPSWLHAPFLVGALLLYLGSAALVEFFAFREARAHPKRAEALRSAALYLMLAAPALALPLARRPLVALVGAAATPAFLVAAYFAARHRERTFWNGLASVAGFSVGGAASYVLGTGALDRVAASISLLCFAFFLGSLFFVRSALRERGNRLFHVVSWIYHAALPLALLLLGRPMVALAFVPSLLRALAGPAMHWRPLHMGLIEIGNSVYFTAVLLVFSPRIW, from the coding sequence GTGTTCGTCCCCAAGGCCCATGGCGCTTGGGCGATGCTGGCCGTCCCGCTCGCGCTGGGCCTGGGTGCCGGAAGGCCCTCCTGGCTGCACGCTCCCTTCCTGGTCGGAGCGCTCCTGCTCTACCTGGGTAGCGCCGCGCTCGTGGAATTCTTCGCCTTTCGTGAGGCCAGGGCCCACCCGAAGCGGGCCGAGGCCCTCCGCTCCGCCGCGCTCTACCTGATGCTGGCCGCCCCGGCGCTCGCCCTGCCGCTCGCCCGCCGCCCGCTCGTGGCGCTCGTCGGGGCCGCCGCCACCCCCGCCTTCCTCGTGGCCGCGTACTTCGCTGCCCGCCACCGGGAGCGAACCTTCTGGAACGGTCTGGCCTCGGTGGCCGGCTTCTCGGTGGGAGGGGCCGCGAGCTACGTCCTCGGCACCGGCGCCCTGGACCGCGTGGCGGCATCCATCTCTTTGCTATGTTTTGCCTTTTTCTTGGGGAGCCTCTTTTTTGTCCGGTCCGCCCTGCGGGAGCGCGGAAATCGTCTTTTTCATGTTGTTTCATGGATCTATCACGCGGCGCTCCCCCTGGCGCTCCTGCTTCTCGGCCGCCCGATGGTGGCCTTGGCCTTCGTGCCGAGCTTGTTGCGCGCGCTCGCGGGGCCGGCTATGCATTGGCGGCCCCTACATATGGGGTTGATCGAGATAGGCAATTCGGTTTACTTCACTGCCGTGCTTTTGGTTTTTTCTCCGAGGATTTGGTGA
- a CDS encoding DegT/DnrJ/EryC1/StrS family aminotransferase, producing the protein MTVPLFDLSREYRETAADIDALVRPFLAEGRFFDLTHVKELEAAIAPLARRRHAVGVASGTDALVLALMALELGPGDEVITTPLTFYATAAAIARVGARPVFADIDPRTYTLDPARAAAAITPRTRAILPVDLYGQVANLPAFEALAKERGLALVADCAQSLGAALGDRPAGAFGHLACFSFHVSKNLGAWGDAGMLVTDDDALARTLRVLRNHGSPERNVHTHIALKSHLDPLQAAVLRAKLPRLEAWSARRAAIAARYDAELGALPELVVPHVAPGARHVYHKYTVQADARDALMSHLWEVGVQAEVYYAPPLHLQPCFTYLGHRAGDLPVAEAFAQRSLCLPVFPQLTDDELTRVVAAIRDFYARRGGAARGPVKEVST; encoded by the coding sequence ATGACGGTTCCGCTCTTCGATCTGTCGCGTGAATACCGAGAGACGGCGGCCGACATCGACGCGCTCGTCCGGCCCTTTCTCGCCGAGGGGCGCTTCTTCGACCTCACGCACGTCAAGGAGCTCGAGGCGGCCATCGCGCCGCTCGCCCGGAGGCGGCACGCCGTCGGAGTGGCCTCGGGGACCGACGCGCTGGTGCTGGCCTTGATGGCCCTCGAGCTCGGTCCCGGCGACGAGGTGATCACCACCCCGCTCACCTTCTACGCCACGGCCGCCGCCATCGCGCGGGTCGGCGCGCGCCCGGTCTTCGCCGACATCGACCCCCGCACCTACACGCTCGACCCGGCGCGGGCCGCCGCGGCCATCACACCGCGCACCCGGGCCATCCTCCCCGTGGACCTCTACGGACAGGTGGCAAACCTGCCGGCCTTCGAGGCGCTCGCGAAGGAGCGCGGCCTCGCGCTCGTCGCCGACTGCGCGCAGAGCCTCGGCGCGGCGCTCGGGGACCGACCGGCGGGGGCCTTCGGACACCTCGCCTGCTTCAGCTTCCACGTGAGCAAGAACCTCGGCGCCTGGGGGGACGCGGGAATGCTCGTCACCGACGACGACGCGCTGGCGAGGACCTTGCGCGTGCTGCGCAATCACGGCTCGCCCGAGCGGAACGTGCACACCCATATCGCGCTCAAGAGCCACCTCGACCCGCTGCAGGCCGCGGTCCTGCGGGCCAAGCTGCCGCGCCTCGAGGCCTGGAGCGCCCGGCGGGCCGCGATCGCCGCGCGCTACGACGCGGAGCTCGGTGCGCTACCCGAGCTCGTGGTCCCCCACGTCGCGCCGGGAGCTCGGCACGTCTATCACAAGTACACCGTGCAGGCTGACGCGCGCGACGCCCTGATGAGCCACCTCTGGGAGGTCGGCGTGCAGGCCGAGGTCTACTACGCGCCGCCGCTCCACCTGCAGCCCTGCTTCACCTACCTCGGCCACCGCGCGGGAGACCTGCCCGTGGCCGAGGCCTTCGCGCAGCGGTCGCTCTGCCTGCCCGTCTTCCCGCAGCTCACCGACGACGAGCTGACGCGCGTGGTGGCGGCGATCCGTGATTTCTACGCTCGACGGGG